Sequence from the Drosophila subpulchrella strain 33 F10 #4 breed RU33 chromosome 3R, RU_Dsub_v1.1 Primary Assembly, whole genome shotgun sequence genome:
GGGTTGCTTTAACTTCAACCCCAATACTAATTTTCTTTCACATTTTTCCGCGAGAAAACCGACTACTCCCCAAAGACCTACATATATTGGAATAGTTTTGTGTAGATTTAAAGCGTATAGTATCCCTTATCTAGCGTTAATAGCCTTTTATAAAATGCAAAACCCTAAATATCTTATTTCCACCTCTTTGCAGGCACAAAATGTCTTCGACCCTGCTGCCCGGAAATATTGTTTACGGAGGTCCTGTGACGGAACAAGAGGCCCAGAACTACAGATCCTTGGGACAATATGTGCTGGACAAGTACAAGAGCTTTGGCGACCAAACGGTGCTGGTGGATGCCGTCAATGGAGTGGAGTACACGGCCAGTTTCATGCACAAGTCCATTGTCCGGCTGGCCTACATCCTCCAGAAACTGGGAGTCAAGCAGAACGACGTCGTCGGCTTGTCCAGCGAAAACAGCGTGAATTTTGCCATAGCCATGTTCGCCGGCTTTGCAGTCGGCGCCACTGTGGCTCCTCTCAACGTGACCTACTCGGACCGCGAGGTGGACCATGCCATTAACTTGTCCAAGCCAAAGATCATATTCGCTTCCAAGATCACCATTGATCGTGTGGCCAAGGCGGCCAGCAAGAATAAGTTCGTCAAGGGCATCATCGCCTTCAACGGAGGTTCCAAGAATTTCAACAACGTCTACGATTTCAAGGAGCTGATGGACAACGACAAGTTCAAGACACAGCCGGAGTTTTTGGGACCGGCAGCCAATAAGAACGAGGACGTCTCTCTGATTGTGTGCTCTTCGGGAACCACCGGACTCCCAAAGGGTGTACAGCTGACCCAGATGAATCTTCTGGCCACGCTCGACTCGCAAATGTAAGGTTGATGGGCCAGTTACCAAAGCATTATATTAATTCCTCCTCTCTAACAGCCAGCCTACCGTCATTCCCATGGAGGAAGTCACTCTGCTCACCGTCATTCCCTGGTTCCACGCCTTTGGCTGCCTGACGCTCATCACCACCGCCTGCCGCGGAGCCCGCCTGGTGTATCTGCCCAAGTTCGAGGAGAACCTCTTCCTCTCGGCCATCGAAAAGTATCGCGTGATGATGGCCTTCATGGTGCCGCCACTGATGGTCTTCCTGGCCAAGCACCCCATCGTGGACAAGTACGATCTGTCCTCGCTAATGGTTCTGCTGTGTGGAGCAGCACCGCTGAGCCGCGAGACCGAGGATCAGATCAAGGAGCGCATTGGAGTGCCGTTCATCCGACAGGGCTACGGTCTCAGCGAGTCCACGCTGAGTGTGCTGGTGCAGAACGACGAGTTCTGCAAGCCCGGCAGTGTGGGCGTGCTTAAGGTGGGAATCTATGCCAAGGTGATCGATCCCGACACCGGCAAGCTGCTCGGCGCCAATGAGCGAGGCGAGCTGTGCTTCAAAGGCGACGGCATTATGAAGGGCTACATCGGAGACACCAAGTCCACACAGACGGCCATCAAGGATGGTTGGCTGCACACCGGCGACATTGGCTACTACGACGATGATTTTGAGTTCTTCATCGTGGACCGCATTAAGGAGCTGATCAAGTACAAGGGCTTCCAAGTGCCGCCCGCCGAGATTGAGTCGCTGCTGCTCACCAACGACAAGATCAAGGATGCGGCGGTCATTGGCAAGCCGGACGAGGAGGCTGGCGAGCTGCCGATGGCCTTTGTTGTGAAACAGGCGAATGTAGAGCTGACCGAGAGCGAGGTGATTCAGTTCGTCAATGACAACGCCTCGCCCGCCAAGCGGCTGAGGGGCGGCGTGATCTTCGTCGACGAAATTCCAAAGAACCCCAGTGGCAAGATCCTGCGTCGCATTCTGCGTGACATGCTCAAGAAGCCAAAGTCCAAGTTGTAAGGGGATCGCTCCCCTTTTGGGTGTGTGTAAAAACAATTGACTATGTGTATGTTTTATTATTGCTAAACTTTGTTTTATAAACTACCAACTGGTTGGGTTTCGATTTACTCATATTTGGCTTTTCTTTTGAAGTATTCGCTTAAAacttaaatacaaataaaaactcTTGGAACTCGATGTCGCAGATGCTCTGTGACATCGCCGGAGCTTGGAAAACTCAACTCCAGCTTGAATTACGTAGATGTCCGAACTATCAATAACAAGTTATATATAAACAACTACATACATTCGTTCTCAACATGTAACAAACTTCTGTTTTTTTTCCATATTGTTGTCGCTTCTATATATACTCATTATTAATTTCGTATGgtgtatacatatatttatatatatatatatatttatttatttgaaatatttaactacTCATCTCTCTGCTTTGTAAAtagttgtttaacattttttgtttttttttttgcatggGAAAAGTTGTCCTTTTTTTGCTAAGTCGCGGCAAATTGCATATATTGGGGTTCATTTGTGTTTCCGGTATACAAAGAGGTTTATATGTCTGTTCTCTAGCATTAGTTCACTAATTATTGTGTATGAAACCTTAAATGTAAGAGAAATGCCTTGGTTTCTATAACGGAAATATCATAGTTTGTGTAAAATCCCACACACTGCCTATCCTGCACCTGCGTCCGCTCCTTCTCCTGTTCCAATCCGTCCGAGCGGCGCCACTTCCTGTGCCTTCTTACAGTACGTACTTATTGTTGCAATGCTAATCGACTTGGTGCATGACTTACACTTAAATCTAGTTCGACAAATTAGATGCGTAAATTCAGTTGTTCACTTCGTTAGTTTCTTTCGCTTTAACTTTACAGCTGTATAGTTAAATAAAACGGTGCAGTTTAAAATTAGCTCGCTCTTCCCTCTTCTACTCGTTTGGTACAATTCTAGTTTCCTGCTTTTTGGCACAATCCTGACAACAAATTGGTTACTCTGATTGTCACTTGTGAACAAAACTAAATTGTGAGTGTGTGTGATGTGAGTGTGTTAATATATTgctaaaattgtattttgatCCCTGGGACCATATAAAAGTCGAGAGACTCCAGCCACAGCAAAGGGCAATGGTAATTGCAATTGCATGATGACTGGTGAGAATTTTTGGATACGGACCGCCGAACCCGAGTTCTGCCTAAGGCGACAATGATGATGGCAGCAGACTCGATGAGCTGCCACGATTAGATTCCTATTCGGTCGTTGATCACACAATTATCTCCATGCGGTTCGCCTTGCGCGTGACCTTGGGTGGGCCTTGTGCTAAGTCCGACATGCCGCCGTATTTAAATGAGAAGATGACAGTCTGTTGGCCAAAGTTTGCTTCAAATCTGCAATGTTAAAGGCGTTAGAAGTGATCATCAATAGTCTATAGTAAAATGACTTTAGAGCACTCAGATTTAAGGCTGTTTTGGAGGCTTCAAGTCAAAGGTAGTCCTTACTCAGTGCTAATGTGTATCTCCGGCGGTTTGCCTGTGGCATTTTGTATGACCAGAAACATTTTGGTCACTATTTCAATAACATGACCCGTTTGAAACACGAAATCTCCCTTCTTCCGTCCAAATTCAGACTGGAAATTAAACAATAAATtgatatttgtttttgtttttgaattgaCTAATTTATACCGCCTTCACGTGAAACACAGCAATGTCATCTAGGTAGGGGCTCAGAGACATTCGGTAAATCTCCGATGCAGGCACTCTGTACTTAATTTGCAGCGTTCGCTGATCCAACAGCAAAAGCGATGATGTGGACAATACCAGCAAAATGGGCACAAACTGAAATCATGGAACAATATTTAACAATATTCCGCTTTAAAATGAATTCCCCAACTAACCTTTCCGCTAGAACGCgctattttgttgataatgtCTGCAAAGACCACATACTGATCATTGGTCTCAGCGCAGATCTTCTTCCACTGCTGATTATGTCGCAGTCGCACATAGTCGCCCACAAATGGATGACCCACACTGCAGAAGAATAAATGAGTATTTACCCATCAACAAATTA
This genomic interval carries:
- the LOC119563455 gene encoding 4-coumarate--CoA ligase 1 translates to MSSTLLPGNIVYGGPVTEQEAQNYRSLGQYVLDKYKSFGDQTVLVDAVNGVEYTASFMHKSIVRLAYILQKLGVKQNDVVGLSSENSVNFAIAMFAGFAVGATVAPLNVTYSDREVDHAINLSKPKIIFASKITIDRVAKAASKNKFVKGIIAFNGGSKNFNNVYDFKELMDNDKFKTQPEFLGPAANKNEDVSLIVCSSGTTGLPKGVQLTQMNLLATLDSQIQPTVIPMEEVTLLTVIPWFHAFGCLTLITTACRGARLVYLPKFEENLFLSAIEKYRVMMAFMVPPLMVFLAKHPIVDKYDLSSLMVLLCGAAPLSRETEDQIKERIGVPFIRQGYGLSESTLSVLVQNDEFCKPGSVGVLKVGIYAKVIDPDTGKLLGANERGELCFKGDGIMKGYIGDTKSTQTAIKDGWLHTGDIGYYDDDFEFFIVDRIKELIKYKGFQVPPAEIESLLLTNDKIKDAAVIGKPDEEAGELPMAFVVKQANVELTESEVIQFVNDNASPAKRLRGGVIFVDEIPKNPSGKILRRILRDMLKKPKSKL